A genomic region of Leptolyngbya sp. NIES-2104 contains the following coding sequences:
- a CDS encoding bifunctional serine/threonine-protein kinase/formylglycine-generating enzyme family protein — MAWNPGQQIKQGKYQIIKKLGEGGFGITYLARDTSGRSIVIKTPTDRVLNHPNAKKLLNDFLNEALKLARFQHPNVVNVIEVIRDDPQDAIVMEYVEGQSLKDILNYYGVLPEAKALKYIQQIGQALTIVHAQGLLHRDIKPDNIIVRSHTDEAVLIDFGIARGFKPGSTQTDTPNLTPGYAPFEQYNEPAQRGPYTDVYALAATLYELVTGQLPIEALGRAVEFARYKSDSLRSPKSINPKISDRTNRAILKGLAIKANDRPQTMQVWLNLLEPPVVISPAKPLVKPSINRQQFLKLIGFGGGSLLLTVGGKSLWDSISKTSSIDLKDFSFEVVTINEQKGVQKETKQAKFFTENLGNGVLLEMVAIPGGTFPMGSPTSEKDRENDESPQRTVTVSAFFLGRYEVTQAQYEAIMGNNPSTFKGRKRPVEQITWNDAQEFCQKLNQRTGRKYRLPSEAEWEYACRAGTTTMFHFGASIDVISLANYGADQPKKFRRDQTTDVGSFPANAFGLHDMHGNVWEWCEDTYHASYQNAPIDGSAWISDNKNVNRLRRGGSWLNPARYCRSAFRGNSEPNYRDGSFGFRVACTI; from the coding sequence ATGGCTTGGAATCCGGGACAGCAGATTAAGCAGGGTAAGTATCAGATCATCAAGAAACTGGGAGAAGGCGGCTTCGGGATCACGTATCTGGCGCGGGACACTTCAGGGCGATCGATTGTAATCAAAACGCCCACGGATCGTGTTCTTAACCACCCGAATGCCAAGAAACTGTTAAATGATTTCTTGAACGAAGCCTTAAAGTTAGCGCGGTTTCAGCATCCGAATGTGGTTAATGTCATTGAGGTCATCAGAGACGATCCGCAAGATGCGATCGTGATGGAATACGTCGAAGGGCAAAGTCTAAAAGACATCCTCAATTACTATGGAGTACTTCCTGAAGCGAAAGCATTGAAGTATATTCAGCAGATTGGACAAGCACTAACAATCGTTCATGCTCAGGGATTGTTACACCGAGATATTAAGCCAGACAATATTATTGTGCGATCGCACACGGATGAAGCGGTGCTGATCGATTTTGGCATCGCTCGCGGTTTTAAGCCGGGTTCAACACAAACGGACACTCCGAATCTGACACCGGGTTATGCACCGTTCGAGCAGTACAATGAACCCGCGCAACGGGGACCATACACCGATGTGTATGCTTTGGCAGCAACGTTGTATGAATTGGTGACAGGACAATTGCCGATCGAGGCACTAGGGCGAGCCGTGGAATTTGCTCGATATAAAAGTGATTCACTACGATCGCCCAAATCGATTAATCCGAAGATTAGCGATCGGACGAATCGAGCGATTTTGAAAGGGTTAGCGATCAAAGCGAACGATCGACCTCAAACAATGCAGGTATGGCTGAACTTGTTAGAGCCGCCTGTAGTGATTTCTCCTGCGAAGCCGCTCGTCAAGCCTTCGATAAATCGTCAACAGTTTCTAAAATTAATAGGTTTTGGGGGAGGAAGCTTATTACTGACGGTCGGAGGGAAATCGCTTTGGGACTCGATTTCTAAAACTTCTTCAATTGATTTGAAAGATTTTAGTTTTGAGGTTGTCACGATTAACGAGCAAAAGGGAGTCCAAAAGGAAACGAAACAAGCAAAATTCTTTACTGAGAATTTAGGAAATGGCGTTTTGCTGGAGATGGTAGCAATTCCAGGTGGAACTTTTCCAATGGGGTCACCTACGAGTGAGAAAGATAGAGAAAATGATGAATCACCACAACGTACCGTCACTGTATCTGCTTTCTTCTTGGGGCGCTATGAAGTAACTCAGGCGCAGTATGAGGCAATTATGGGAAACAATCCCTCGACATTTAAAGGCAGAAAACGTCCAGTTGAGCAGATTACTTGGAACGATGCTCAGGAGTTTTGTCAGAAGCTTAACCAGAGAACCGGACGTAAATATCGTTTACCAAGCGAGGCTGAATGGGAATATGCTTGTCGGGCTGGAACGACTACTATGTTCCATTTTGGAGCTTCTATTGATGTTATATCCTTAGCAAACTATGGTGCTGATCAGCCGAAGAAATTTCGTCGAGATCAGACAACGGATGTAGGTAGTTTTCCAGCAAATGCCTTTGGATTACATGATATGCACGGAAATGTGTGGGAATGGTGTGAAGATACATATCACGCTAGTTACCAGAATGCGCCTATTGATGGAAGCGCTTGGATTTCAGATAATAAGAATGTAAATCGATTGAGACGTGGTGGCTCATGGCTTAATCCTGCGCGTTACTGCCGTTCCGCATTTCGCGGTAATAGTGAACCTAATTATCGTGATGGTAGTTTTGGTTTTCGAGTTGCCTGCACCATTTGA
- a CDS encoding PIN domain-containing protein, whose amino-acid sequence MTQIRTFVDAGVLILASRGEPIDSDLALNILEDTNREFVSSSFIALEVIPKATYHRKQQELEFYETFFATVVDWAIAQEELLQAAHQIASLYGLAALDALHIAAALSCNAADFVTTEKTTKPMYRVPNLNFVSI is encoded by the coding sequence TTGACGCAGATAAGAACATTCGTAGATGCTGGAGTACTCATCCTTGCATCGCGTGGGGAGCCGATTGATTCTGATCTCGCGCTAAATATTTTGGAAGATACAAACCGCGAATTTGTCTCTAGCTCTTTCATCGCGCTAGAAGTTATCCCAAAAGCGACCTATCACAGAAAACAACAAGAACTTGAATTTTACGAGACATTTTTTGCAACGGTTGTTGATTGGGCGATCGCTCAAGAGGAACTTCTTCAAGCGGCACATCAGATTGCTTCGCTCTATGGTTTAGCTGCTTTAGATGCCCTACACATTGCAGCCGCGCTTTCCTGCAATGCAGCCGATTTTGTCACAACCGAAAAAACCACAAAACCGATGTATCGGGTTCCTAATCTCAATTTTGTTTCGATTTAG
- a CDS encoding HNH endonuclease — translation MSNDRVTAEQRRLVIERAKGCCEYCVSQMDFATQSFSVEHILPRAKGGSSDLENLALACQGCNNHKFIKMEGLDPLTEQTVSLFHPRTQRWRNHFAWNDDYTIVIGTTPTGRATVNELYLNRAGVINLRRVLFASGEHPPSETLPKRDE, via the coding sequence GTGTCTAACGATCGCGTTACGGCTGAACAGCGACGCTTGGTGATCGAGAGAGCCAAAGGCTGTTGTGAATATTGCGTGAGTCAAATGGACTTCGCCACGCAATCGTTTTCGGTTGAACATATTTTGCCTCGTGCTAAAGGTGGCTCATCGGATCTAGAGAATTTGGCTCTAGCGTGTCAAGGCTGTAATAATCACAAATTTATCAAGATGGAAGGGCTTGATCCCTTGACCGAACAAACCGTTTCGCTCTTTCATCCCAGAACGCAGCGATGGCGCAATCACTTTGCCTGGAATGACGACTATACGATCGTGATTGGTACGACTCCCACAGGCAGGGCAACAGTAAACGAGCTATACCTGAATCGCGCTGGTGTGATCAATCTGCGGCGCGTTCTCTTTGCATCGGGTGAACATCCACCGAGCGAGACCTTACCCAAACGCGATGAGTGA
- a CDS encoding glycosyltransferase family 1 protein, translating to MVLINETVANVQSSRPRQAIALISEHGDPAAEIGREEAGGQNVYVRQVGEALSRLGWQVDMFTRKANPDDPEIVQHNPHCRTIRLKAGEEKFIPRDQLFELMPEFVESFLQYQSKHHYPLIHTNYWMSAWVGLEVQKTHNVELIHTYHSLGAVKYQAVDRPAIAETRLAVEKQILEQARCIVATSPQEEMMLRSLVSDKGRIEVIPCGTDLKKFHTIPKLEARQELGLKPTDEVVLYVGRFDPRKGIETLVRSFELIKRNSADPSNLRLMIVGGSASDKCDGQERQRIEQLVNELGIAENVIFAGRVGHDRLPLYYTAADVCAIPSHYEPFGLVAIEAMACGTPVVASDVGGLKFTVVPGETGLLVPPQDTAAFAMAIGRILDDELWARKLRKRASERVQQNFSWTGVSAQLSDLYRRSLAESIMGDGVILAPRKVAYSRVNSIPAKSLTKVS from the coding sequence ATGGTTTTGATCAACGAAACAGTAGCCAATGTGCAAAGTAGTCGTCCGAGACAAGCGATCGCGCTAATTTCTGAACATGGTGATCCAGCGGCTGAGATTGGTCGTGAAGAGGCAGGCGGTCAAAATGTGTATGTTCGCCAAGTGGGAGAGGCGCTTTCTCGCTTGGGTTGGCAAGTGGATATGTTTACAAGGAAAGCGAATCCTGATGATCCAGAAATCGTACAGCACAATCCACACTGCCGAACAATTCGATTGAAAGCAGGTGAAGAGAAGTTTATTCCGCGTGATCAATTGTTTGAGTTGATGCCGGAATTTGTCGAATCGTTTCTCCAGTACCAATCTAAGCATCACTATCCATTAATTCACACCAACTATTGGATGTCCGCTTGGGTAGGCTTGGAAGTGCAGAAAACGCACAATGTTGAGCTAATTCACACTTATCATTCGCTGGGTGCGGTAAAGTATCAAGCTGTTGATCGTCCAGCGATCGCAGAAACTCGTTTAGCGGTTGAGAAGCAAATTCTAGAGCAGGCACGTTGTATTGTGGCAACGAGTCCGCAAGAAGAAATGATGTTGCGATCGCTGGTTTCAGACAAAGGGCGTATCGAAGTGATTCCCTGCGGGACTGATCTGAAAAAATTCCATACGATTCCGAAGCTAGAAGCTCGACAGGAATTAGGATTGAAGCCGACTGATGAAGTTGTATTGTATGTTGGGCGATTCGACCCGCGTAAGGGAATTGAAACACTAGTGCGATCGTTTGAGTTGATCAAGCGAAATTCGGCTGACCCATCAAATTTACGCTTGATGATTGTGGGTGGTAGCGCTTCTGATAAATGTGACGGACAGGAACGCCAACGGATTGAACAATTAGTAAACGAATTGGGAATTGCAGAGAATGTAATCTTTGCGGGAAGAGTGGGACACGATCGCTTACCGCTATATTACACAGCGGCGGACGTGTGCGCGATTCCGAGCCATTATGAGCCGTTTGGATTAGTCGCGATCGAAGCGATGGCGTGTGGTACTCCGGTCGTTGCTTCGGATGTTGGCGGGCTGAAGTTTACCGTCGTTCCAGGTGAGACTGGATTGCTGGTTCCGCCTCAAGATACTGCGGCGTTTGCTATGGCGATCGGGCGGATTTTGGATGACGAACTGTGGGCGAGAAAGTTACGCAAACGGGCATCGGAACGGGTACAGCAGAATTTTAGCTGGACTGGGGTTTCGGCGCAGTTGAGTGATTTGTATCGTCGATCGCTGGCGGAATCAATTATGGGCGATGGGGTTATTTTGGCTCCGAGAAAGGTCGCATATTCGAGAGTGAATTCGATACCTGCGAAGAGTTTGACGAAAGTTTCGTAG
- a CDS encoding glycosyltransferase family 4 protein — MRIAQVTPLWERVPPPAYGGIELVVSLLTDELVRRGHEVTLFATGDSITLANLESVHPRAIRTDPTVKEYQIYESMQLGHVYQRAHEFDVIHSHMGFATLPYAQFVKTPTVHTLHGVFTPDNEKLYSYARSQPYVSISNAQRKPELGLNYAATVYNGIDVDSYKFYAEPNEPPYLAFLGRLSPEKGPHHAIEIAKRTGMTLKMAGKIDIVDREFYDEILAPQIDGEQIQYLGEANHVQKNTLMGGAVATLFPITWKEPFGLVMVESMAAGTPVIGMRLGSAPEVICDGKSGFLCDTVEECVAALERVKNIDRAACRQHVIEHFSVQRMADGYEAVYRELIGEKVFRTNGRLVTQLN; from the coding sequence ATGAGAATCGCTCAAGTGACCCCGTTGTGGGAGCGTGTCCCGCCCCCAGCGTACGGTGGCATTGAATTAGTTGTGAGCCTGTTGACTGATGAATTAGTGCGTCGAGGTCATGAAGTCACGCTATTTGCGACGGGTGACTCGATCACGTTAGCGAATTTGGAGTCGGTACATCCGCGTGCGATTCGGACTGACCCAACCGTGAAGGAATACCAAATTTATGAAAGTATGCAGCTTGGGCACGTATACCAACGAGCGCATGAATTCGATGTCATCCATTCTCACATGGGATTTGCGACATTACCCTACGCGCAATTTGTGAAAACACCCACAGTTCATACGCTACATGGCGTATTCACCCCAGACAATGAGAAGCTTTACTCCTATGCACGATCGCAGCCGTATGTGAGTATTTCTAACGCGCAACGAAAGCCCGAATTGGGCTTAAATTATGCGGCGACCGTGTACAACGGGATTGATGTCGATAGCTACAAGTTTTATGCAGAGCCGAATGAGCCGCCGTATCTGGCGTTTCTCGGTCGGTTGTCGCCGGAGAAAGGTCCGCATCATGCGATCGAGATTGCGAAGCGGACGGGAATGACGCTGAAGATGGCGGGCAAGATCGATATCGTCGATCGTGAATTTTATGACGAGATTCTGGCTCCACAGATTGATGGAGAGCAGATTCAGTATCTGGGTGAGGCGAACCATGTGCAGAAGAATACGCTCATGGGAGGAGCGGTTGCAACCTTGTTCCCGATCACTTGGAAAGAGCCGTTTGGATTGGTGATGGTCGAATCGATGGCAGCCGGAACCCCTGTAATCGGGATGCGGTTGGGATCTGCACCAGAAGTCATTTGTGATGGGAAAAGCGGATTTTTGTGCGATACGGTCGAGGAATGTGTCGCGGCTCTGGAGCGAGTGAAGAATATCGATCGTGCTGCTTGTCGCCAGCATGTGATCGAGCATTTCAGCGTTCAGCGAATGGCGGATGGATACGAAGCGGTGTACCGAGAATTAATCGGTGAAAAGGTGTTTCGGACCAACGGGCGATTAGTCACGCAACTGAATTAA
- a CDS encoding hybrid sensor histidine kinase/response regulator yields the protein MQPEQQQRIMGYFIEEAKDHLNTIEQGLLNLQGMMADPELVNEVFRAAHSVKGGAAMLSLNSIQKTAHRLEDYFKVLKETRTIKPDRKLETLLLKVFDTLKDHLEQLQIPGGLDEETAQADLKELEPVFSEVEQHLTQLERQATSVPVGNRTVAQAESGIQDNALLLIFQNDVPTQLREMLQTFRQAETTLDARERLQEICLGLQGLGDAFGLVQWSQLIETASRAIANSENAYRELAPLVITEIKQAQGLVLAGRAKEIAPSEQLKAMAPILSESDEMDLELADFFAIANNDSSDELDFAGLNFAATDSAEDSSLDGLFDLPESEALSVDSEALSLDGMFDSLEMEEVPAAIENRNGPGMGMEELNSLADLFESEVPELGGTWEQEEVIDSSMLSGAFGNAGDDFTSFLSATSESEASQTDDLADLFGNDLLEDLDTTDAALLSTVDEFELPDFSEDVTEISAGPVMAVSPSVEENSSAGDLGFDDLDLMSQSVSNFEAEDESSLEDLGELFAGLDDTDLGFSSASSQSDGFEQLNGFDSAELDGMFEANSSETLSLDALDLNNVLDEIEEPIAAPQLRDSSEIAPGLWDSLDLGEESIGDSVFEQSEVQNGAAKDSNDLEVVDIAAGDLELLGLGLDNQKDDALNALFEGDLADEALSFDTDEPSLLESLELDQLLSEDLEIDLLIDEPLPEIESEPESLNLAQESEFNLNGFGALNAEEVETLDFKVVADEGSPSEIVNPFADLLDFSNSESLLEEELNTVNGSSSSTEDSFSDLIEFSSLEPSINAESTSTDEGLITEDSLADLLDFSTPESSIDLEDDLIDFSSLESSIDTESLSTEELNTEDSLADLLDFSAPELSIDIEADSTSTDEELLDLDSLINENCSPLHQNLNAFEDDLLNEFDLNIAEPEPVKEEFDLGFVEASSASEDDFSDLSLDLFGAETPIQETSDLDEFNLDDFTVDASGDSDLDELDSLLADETMSEPSNDDMLLNLGIGAATIATVGAGFAALHFNDELDSLDDLLNSSAPDEASMSETTDLDELDSLLDETSGDEVAISENFDDLESLLADAPEATPQTNLAATSETDAEFGDLEKMLEESDMTIGSSAAKSRTNAPQGRRSTRAAKGFSEQTMRVPIKHLDNLSNLVGELVVNRNSLEQDQERLRQSLDNLLYQVQQLSDVGQRMQDLYERSLLESSLLASRQNHRVPFGGAERGASNGSSIGAEYDPLEMDRFTGFHSLSQEMIELIVRVRESSSDIEFIVDETDQVTRMFRQVTTQLQEGLTRSRMVPFAQTADRLPRAVRDIAMKCGKQAELVIEGRDTLIDKMILEHLYDPMTHLVNNAITHGIEDPEIRRAAGKSPTGRITIRAFYQGNQTVISVSDDGAGVDVERVRSKAIEKGLITSAEARNASRLDIYDLLFHPGFSTKDQADDFSGRGVGMDVVRTSLSEIRGTISTDSSQNKGTTFTIRLPLTLSISKALCCISDRARIAFPMDGVEDMLDIPKERLQTDAEGKPCITWRDAVLPVRPLRELLSHSRHLSRGTVYGGNQEDDMVSIVILRSAGNYLALQVDQVLGEQEIVIKQLEGPVPKPIGVAGATVLGDGRIMPIADVLELIDLSMGRIRRDAGSMWEPVPAQPVVEAVAAKTEPMVLIVDDSITVRELLSMTFNKVGYRVEQARDGQEAWEKLRSGLPCDIVFCDIEMPRMDGLELLSRIQKDPNLSNLPIAMLTSRGADRHRQMAASLGASGYFTKPYLEEALLDAAQRMLKGEILISPNSGNS from the coding sequence ATGCAGCCGGAACAACAGCAGCGAATCATGGGCTATTTCATTGAGGAGGCAAAAGACCACCTCAATACGATCGAGCAAGGTTTGCTGAATCTGCAAGGCATGATGGCAGATCCAGAACTGGTCAACGAAGTCTTCCGAGCCGCCCACTCGGTCAAAGGTGGCGCGGCGATGTTGAGCCTCAACAGCATTCAGAAAACGGCTCATCGGCTAGAGGACTATTTCAAGGTTCTTAAGGAAACCCGGACGATTAAGCCCGATCGCAAATTAGAAACGTTGCTGCTCAAAGTGTTCGACACACTAAAGGATCACTTAGAGCAGTTACAAATACCGGGTGGATTGGATGAAGAAACTGCCCAGGCAGATTTGAAAGAGCTAGAGCCTGTATTTTCAGAAGTCGAACAGCACCTGACTCAGTTAGAACGGCAGGCAACCAGCGTTCCAGTGGGCAATCGAACTGTAGCGCAGGCTGAATCCGGCATTCAGGATAATGCACTGTTGCTGATCTTCCAGAACGATGTTCCGACGCAGTTGCGCGAAATGCTGCAAACCTTCCGACAAGCAGAAACGACGCTCGATGCTCGTGAACGGTTGCAGGAAATTTGCCTCGGTTTACAGGGACTGGGCGATGCGTTTGGGTTGGTGCAGTGGAGCCAATTGATTGAGACGGCAAGTCGAGCGATCGCAAATTCTGAAAACGCTTATCGTGAGCTTGCACCCTTAGTCATTACTGAAATCAAGCAAGCACAAGGACTCGTTCTAGCAGGACGGGCGAAAGAGATTGCGCCGAGTGAGCAGCTAAAAGCGATGGCTCCAATTCTTTCTGAATCTGATGAGATGGATCTGGAGTTGGCAGACTTCTTTGCGATCGCAAACAATGATTCTTCAGATGAGCTTGATTTTGCAGGATTGAATTTCGCAGCAACTGATTCTGCTGAAGATTCGAGTTTGGATGGCTTATTTGATTTACCAGAATCGGAGGCGCTTTCGGTTGATTCAGAAGCGTTGAGCCTGGATGGAATGTTCGATTCGCTGGAAATGGAAGAAGTGCCAGCCGCGATCGAGAATCGGAATGGTCCTGGTATGGGCATGGAAGAGCTAAACAGCCTGGCTGATTTGTTTGAAAGTGAAGTGCCCGAACTGGGAGGAACTTGGGAACAAGAAGAAGTGATTGATTCCTCAATGCTGAGCGGTGCATTTGGAAATGCAGGAGATGATTTCACGAGTTTCTTGTCTGCTACATCTGAAAGCGAGGCAAGCCAGACAGATGATTTAGCAGATTTATTTGGCAATGATCTTTTAGAAGATCTAGATACTACTGATGCAGCATTGCTCAGTACTGTAGATGAGTTTGAGTTGCCTGATTTCTCTGAAGATGTTACCGAGATTAGTGCGGGACCTGTGATGGCTGTTTCACCTTCAGTCGAAGAGAATAGCTCAGCAGGGGATCTAGGATTTGATGATTTAGATCTAATGTCTCAGAGCGTGAGCAATTTTGAGGCAGAAGATGAAAGTTCTCTGGAAGATCTTGGTGAACTGTTTGCGGGACTAGATGATACAGATTTAGGATTTTCTTCAGCATCTAGTCAGTCTGATGGATTTGAGCAGTTAAACGGATTTGATTCAGCTGAGCTAGATGGAATGTTCGAGGCAAATAGTTCCGAAACACTCAGCTTAGATGCACTCGATTTGAATAATGTTTTAGATGAGATAGAGGAACCGATTGCAGCTCCTCAGCTTCGTGATTCATCTGAAATCGCTCCTGGTCTTTGGGACAGCTTAGACTTGGGAGAAGAGTCGATCGGTGATTCTGTGTTTGAACAGTCTGAGGTACAGAACGGCGCTGCGAAAGATTCAAACGACTTGGAAGTGGTTGACATTGCGGCTGGAGATTTGGAGCTATTAGGATTAGGGCTGGATAATCAGAAAGATGATGCCCTGAACGCTCTGTTTGAGGGGGACTTGGCTGATGAAGCGTTATCTTTCGATACAGATGAGCCTTCATTACTAGAAAGTTTAGAACTTGATCAATTGCTGTCAGAAGACTTAGAGATCGACCTGTTAATTGATGAGCCTTTACCAGAAATTGAATCTGAGCCAGAAAGCCTGAATTTAGCTCAAGAGAGTGAGTTTAATCTAAACGGATTCGGCGCACTCAACGCGGAAGAAGTAGAAACACTAGATTTTAAAGTGGTTGCTGATGAGGGATCGCCAAGTGAAATAGTCAATCCCTTTGCAGATTTGCTCGATTTCTCGAACTCTGAATCATTGCTAGAAGAGGAGTTAAATACTGTAAACGGCTCATCATCTAGCACAGAAGATTCATTCTCGGATTTGATTGAATTCTCATCCTTAGAACCGTCGATCAACGCAGAAAGCACTTCGACAGACGAAGGGCTAATTACGGAAGACTCGTTAGCTGACCTGCTCGATTTTTCGACTCCTGAATCCTCGATTGATCTAGAGGATGATTTGATTGATTTCTCTTCTCTGGAATCGTCGATCGATACAGAAAGCCTTTCGACGGAAGAGCTAAACACAGAAGATTCATTAGCTGATCTTCTCGATTTCTCGGCTCCTGAACTATCGATCGACATAGAGGCAGATAGCACTTCAACAGATGAAGAGCTACTCGATTTAGATAGTCTGATCAATGAAAACTGTTCACCCCTACATCAAAACTTAAATGCCTTTGAAGATGACCTCTTGAACGAGTTCGATCTGAATATTGCAGAGCCAGAACCTGTAAAAGAAGAGTTTGATCTAGGTTTCGTAGAAGCTTCAAGTGCGTCCGAAGATGATTTTTCAGACCTCAGCTTGGATTTATTTGGGGCAGAAACACCCATTCAAGAAACCAGTGATCTAGATGAATTTAATCTAGATGATTTTACCGTCGATGCTTCTGGTGATTCAGATTTGGACGAGCTAGATTCACTGCTTGCCGACGAAACTATGTCTGAGCCTTCCAATGATGATATGCTGCTGAATCTTGGAATTGGAGCAGCAACGATCGCGACAGTAGGCGCAGGATTCGCAGCACTACACTTTAATGATGAACTCGACAGCTTAGATGATCTGTTGAATTCGAGTGCTCCAGATGAAGCTTCGATGAGTGAGACAACAGATTTAGATGAGCTAGATTCGTTACTCGATGAAACATCCGGTGACGAAGTTGCAATCAGTGAAAACTTCGATGATCTAGAGTCTCTGCTTGCAGATGCTCCAGAAGCAACGCCTCAGACGAATCTTGCTGCGACGAGTGAAACAGATGCGGAATTTGGCGACCTAGAGAAGATGTTGGAAGAGTCCGACATGACGATCGGTAGTTCCGCTGCAAAAAGTCGGACGAATGCTCCACAAGGTCGGCGCTCAACTCGTGCAGCTAAAGGGTTTAGTGAGCAAACGATGCGGGTTCCGATCAAGCATCTTGATAACTTGAGCAACTTGGTCGGGGAATTAGTCGTAAACCGGAACAGCCTGGAACAAGATCAGGAACGCTTGAGACAGTCGCTTGATAACTTGCTGTACCAGGTGCAACAGTTGAGCGATGTGGGTCAGCGAATGCAGGACTTGTATGAGCGATCGCTGTTAGAAAGCTCGTTGTTAGCAAGTCGGCAAAATCATCGCGTCCCGTTTGGAGGCGCAGAGCGGGGAGCGTCGAATGGAAGCTCGATCGGGGCTGAGTATGATCCGTTAGAAATGGATCGCTTCACCGGATTCCACTCGCTGTCTCAGGAAATGATCGAGTTAATTGTGCGAGTGCGAGAGTCATCCTCTGATATCGAATTTATCGTCGATGAAACGGATCAAGTGACGCGAATGTTCCGGCAGGTGACAACCCAACTGCAAGAGGGATTAACGCGATCGCGAATGGTGCCGTTTGCTCAGACCGCCGATCGCTTACCGCGTGCAGTTCGAGATATTGCGATGAAGTGCGGTAAACAGGCAGAACTCGTGATCGAAGGGCGTGACACGCTGATCGACAAGATGATTCTGGAGCATCTCTATGATCCGATGACGCACTTGGTAAATAATGCGATCACACATGGAATCGAAGATCCAGAAATTCGTCGTGCCGCAGGGAAATCGCCCACGGGTCGGATTACGATTCGGGCATTCTATCAAGGAAACCAGACGGTAATCTCTGTTTCGGATGATGGAGCGGGCGTGGATGTAGAACGGGTGAGATCGAAAGCGATCGAGAAAGGTTTAATCACGTCTGCCGAAGCGAGAAATGCTTCTCGGCTCGATATTTATGACCTTCTATTCCATCCTGGATTTAGTACAAAAGATCAGGCGGATGATTTTTCGGGTCGCGGCGTTGGAATGGATGTCGTTCGTACCAGTCTGAGCGAAATTCGAGGCACGATTAGCACTGATTCGTCTCAGAACAAAGGAACAACGTTCACGATTCGATTGCCGTTGACGTTGAGTATTTCTAAGGCGCTGTGCTGTATTAGCGATCGTGCCCGAATTGCCTTCCCGATGGATGGGGTGGAAGATATGCTCGACATTCCGAAAGAGCGGCTTCAAACCGACGCAGAAGGAAAGCCTTGTATTACTTGGCGCGATGCGGTGCTGCCGGTGCGACCCTTGAGAGAATTGCTCAGCCATAGCCGCCATTTGAGTCGGGGAACGGTTTACGGCGGCAATCAGGAAGACGATATGGTGTCGATCGTCATTCTGCGAAGTGCAGGTAATTATCTGGCGCTGCAAGTCGATCAAGTATTGGGCGAACAAGAGATCGTAATCAAGCAGCTTGAAGGTCCGGTGCCGAAGCCGATCGGGGTTGCGGGTGCGACAGTGCTAGGGGATGGGCGAATTATGCCGATCGCGGATGTGCTGGAATTGATTGATCTCTCGATGGGTCGGATTCGACGCGATGCGGGTTCGATGTGGGAACCAGTCCCAGCGCAGCCTGTGGTAGAAGCGGTGGCAGCGAAGACCGAGCCGATGGTACTGATCGTGGACGATTCGATCACGGTGCGCGAATTGTTGTCGATGACCTTCAACAAGGTGGGTTATCGAGTGGAGCAGGCGCGAGACGGTCAAGAGGCTTGGGAGAAACTGCGATCGGGTCTGCCCTGCGATATTGTGTTCTGCGATATCGAGATGCCGAGAATGGACGGATTAGAACTGCTGTCGCGGATTCAGAAAGATCCGAACCTGTCAAACTTGCCGATCGCAATGTTGACTTCGAGAGGAGCCGATCGACATCGCCAAATGGCAGCTTCTTTAGGCGCGAGCGGGTATTTCACCAAGCCTTATCTAGAAGAGGCGCTGTTAGATGCGGCTCAACGGATGCTGAAAGGAGAAATTTTAATTTCCCCGAATTCCGGGAACAGTTAG